A genomic window from Variovorax paradoxus includes:
- a CDS encoding tripartite tricarboxylate transporter substrate binding protein, producing the protein MRFRAFALLAFAAAAAMSQAGPARAEAYPSRPVTLVVPQAAGGTNDIVGRLVGQKLGEVMNNASVVVDNRPGAGGNIGTQLVAKGPKDGYTLLMTISSSQAINPALYKNPGFDPVKDFKPVGLIGAVPNVLLVNPTFPAKNFAEFLKLARQKGANYQYASAGNGTLNHLLGEMLNSMAGISLQHVPYKGVAPALNDVLGGQLPIVFASLPSALSHIKAGKLRALAVSGDKRSAVLPDVPTIAEAVPGYNGTLWIGLFAPAGVPADVLATLQDATRKALASKDLRDKLDQQGVEIAAPTTPDQFSKLLQDDLAKWARIVKASGAAVD; encoded by the coding sequence ATGAGATTTCGCGCCTTCGCATTGCTGGCGTTTGCAGCTGCTGCGGCAATGAGCCAGGCCGGCCCGGCACGCGCCGAGGCCTACCCTTCGCGCCCCGTCACGCTGGTAGTGCCACAGGCTGCCGGCGGCACCAACGACATCGTCGGCCGTCTCGTGGGCCAGAAGCTCGGCGAAGTGATGAACAACGCCAGCGTGGTGGTCGACAACCGGCCCGGCGCGGGCGGCAACATCGGCACGCAGCTGGTGGCCAAGGGCCCGAAGGACGGCTATACGCTGCTCATGACCATCAGCAGCAGCCAGGCCATCAACCCGGCGCTGTACAAGAACCCGGGCTTCGACCCGGTGAAAGACTTCAAGCCCGTCGGCCTCATCGGTGCGGTGCCCAACGTGCTGCTGGTCAACCCCACGTTCCCTGCGAAGAACTTCGCCGAGTTCCTGAAGCTTGCGCGGCAGAAGGGTGCCAACTACCAGTACGCCTCGGCCGGCAACGGCACGCTCAACCACCTGCTCGGCGAAATGCTCAACAGCATGGCGGGCATCTCGCTGCAGCACGTGCCGTACAAGGGCGTGGCGCCGGCGCTCAACGACGTGCTGGGCGGGCAATTGCCGATCGTGTTCGCGAGCCTGCCTTCGGCGCTTTCGCACATCAAGGCCGGCAAGCTGCGCGCGCTGGCCGTGAGCGGCGACAAGCGCTCGGCCGTGCTGCCCGACGTGCCCACCATCGCCGAGGCGGTGCCCGGCTACAACGGCACGCTGTGGATCGGCCTGTTCGCACCCGCGGGCGTGCCGGCCGATGTGCTGGCCACATTGCAGGACGCCACGCGCAAGGCGCTGGCCTCGAAGGACCTGCGCGACAAGCTCGACCAGCAGGGCGTCGAGATCGCGGCGCCCACCACACCCGATCAATTTTCGAAACTGCTGCAGGACGACCTTGCCAAGTGGGCGCGGATCGTCAAGGCCTCCGGCGCCGCGGTCGACTGA